GAATTCCAGCTTTTGTCATATAAATATCATTTGCAATTCCGAGATTATGGATGTGTATGTCTCTAGTAGCTTTAATTTCGATATACTTATGAAATACAGGATTTTCAAGTAAATTAACACCGGTATATTTTTCAAATTCAACTGCATAATCTCTTGGAGATTTATAAGCAATTTCATTTAGTATAGTATCTACAATTTGAATTTTTGCTTCTTCAATTGATTTAGATAATAGGATACAATTAATATCTACCTTTTTGCTAGATGGTATTTTGTTTGGGTATTCAATAAGAATCATTCGTAGAATATCATTTAGGAAAGATTCAATTAGGGTAACTAACTGAAAAATGGTATTTAGAGGTAAGCTTACATAGCTTAATTGTGAATATTTATTGATAAGTACCTCCTTTTTGTATTCGCGTGCATTGCTCATCAATGGAGTATGGTCATCATTAAAACCAATAGGGAATGAGACAGAAACTGTATTACTGTCTTCTAATTCATTTAGCCACTGTATATTTTGTTCAAAAGACATTAACGTTAGTTGTGCCATTTCTGCCTGATTAAATAACAATGAAACTGTGTTCCCTCTTACAGTGTTTAATTTATCTCCAAAAGATTCCATAAAATTTAAATTTTGTTAGTTTCGATTTTTTTTCATTACATTTTTTAGATAACTCAATGATTTTTTCGACATGTAACAGACATTCTCTACAACGTGTTATAAATCAGTATTGAAAATTTTGTACTGGGAAGTTTGTAGGAAGTAATGAGTTTTAAAAAAAATATTAATCTTCAGATTCTTTTTCTTTTTCAATCTCTTGAGATAGTCTAAATCCTATACGAGGGCGATTAGGATCAATTCTTTTTACAGCCATTAGCAATACACTAATTTGATTTACATGTTGAATTAATTGGACATTATTGCCATTTAAATCTTTACCGTAAAATATTATAAGACGAGGATTTTTATAACCAATATCTTCAATATGTATTAAAATTGACTCTCCAAAAGTTGCTAATTTAGCCCCCACTTCTTCGTTCTCATTTAGAACCTTTTCAAAGTCAACAATAGAATCTACAAGTTTTTCATAATATGCAGATGCATAATATGGGGCATTTTTATCAATAAATTCTAGTCTTGGATAGCTCATATTAATATTTTTAGGAATATTGGACATAATTTTGGAGATAGCAGATAAACTGTGTGGATCACTCATGATTTAAAATTTACTTTAATTATTAAATATATCAGTCTCTTAGTTAGTTCGCTGTCATTATCGGAAGCCCGTATCGTGATATCATTTTTTTTAATTTCCTCTTTTCTAGGATTCTCTTTTTGACAAAACTTCATTTATAATTTCAATTAGTTTTTCTTTAGTAGTGTTTTTTTCCAAGTACTTCAAAAATGCTACGTAGCCATGATCCATTTTCTCATAAAATGTTTCATTTTCATTGACAGAATCGTCAGTATCAAATTCCATTTTTCCTTTTCCAGTTAAGATCCAATTCACGTTTGCATTTGGTATAGCTCCCAATATTTTTTTTAAGACATTCATCCCTAAAGGCTTGTTTTGGGAAATAATTGGGTGCAATGTGGTATATAATATATCATTTTTCAGACAAAATTGTCTAAGGTTAATCTCTTTACTTTCAATCAAATAGAGTAATCTTTCTCCTTCTGTCTGCATTTGTTTTAAAAATTTTATATTAAAAATAATATATTATATGAAAAATAATATATATTTGCCGTAGTTATGACGTAGTAACAACGTAGTAAAAATACAATAATTATATCATTTCAAAATAGTACTTATCTATGATCACCGTTGGACAACGAAACAAAATGAAGAAAGTCTTTAAAAATGGGTATTCTAAAGACGTTCAAGCACTTCTAAACTTAAAAGGAGTAGTTAGTAGAAAGGGAAAACCTTTCAGTGAATCTTACATAAACCATGTTTTTAATGGTAGAAATTCTAATAATGATATCGAAAATGCATTAATAGAATTATATGAAAAAAAAGATATTGAGCTAAAAAGAATACAATATCTGCGAAGAGAGATTTTCAACAACAAAAAAAAACCCGAAGCTGGAACTTCGGGTAAGATTTAAGTAAAACCTAATAAAAGATTAAACTAATGGAAGGCAAATCTACAATTAAAAATGAAATTCACCAAATACCAGCGGGTATGGCTCTGGGTGATAAAAGAACCGAAATTTTTGCAGATAGGAAATCAAAGCAGACTTTTTTCATTTCTGATGGCAAAACGTATCGATTTAGAGAACTGGCACCCGAAAAGAAAGCGCAGATTTTTAAGCAAATGATGTCAGACGATATCGCTTTTGAAGATCTGAAACACCTAAGTCCAGAAGAAGCTATTGAAAAGTACTCGTTTTGCATTTTTGGCGCTGCTGATCATGTGGCAGACTTTCACGAAAATGGAAAGCTAAACAAAGGAGATAATTTTTTATGCTCACACAACTGTAATTGTCTAAAATGGAAAACAAAATCTATTACTATCGATGGCAATCCGTTAACTGCTCGAGAAATTCAGATTGTAACGCTAATGGCTTCTGATTTAGCAGATAAACAAATTGCTCAAAAATTAAAGATTTCTGATAGTACTTTAAGCACTCACAAACAAAACCTTTTTGAAAAGGCGAACGTGAAATCAAAGTCGGGATTAGTAACAAAAGCTATAAATCAAAAAATTATCCAATAAGATGAGTCTATCAAATTTTACATATACGGGAGTTGAAGCATTGGAAATGATAAAAACGACATTTCCTAAAACTTGGCAGAGCGAAATTTTAGAAGGTATGAAATTTATAAAGTCTTTAATGAGATTGTATTCATTATCTGCGACTGAAGCTTTTAATAAATATTTAAAAACAAACGGATCTCCCGCAAATGGAATCGCCACTTTAGCGTCATTACATTACTTACTAGAGCAATGTAAAACTTCGCCAGAGATCAAAAAACTACAAAACGACCAACAGGATTATGGGAAACAACTTATCGCACTTGAAGAAGCAAAATACATATCATTTACAGACAAAAAAACACTACGCTCATTCTATCTGTCAAAGCAGAATGAACTACAAGAACGTATTAATCTCCTTATTCTGCAATTACCCGATATCGGTACTGAAACAATTACAGTTAAAACAACTCTTTTTGATTAACGATCAAAACCTAAATGTTACTCAATATTATAATCTCATTTTACTATAGTTTATGTATACCGAAAAATCAATTGACCTTGTAAGAAATGCTGATATAGTTCAAATAGTTGGACATTTCTGCGAATTGAAAAAAGCAGGATCGAGATGGACATGTGAATCTCCTTTTAACTTTAGTAAAGACTCTTTTTTTGTTACCCCCTCCTTAAATATGTACAAATGTTTCTCTACAGGGAAGGGAGGTGACGGAATTTCATTTGTTCAAACTTATAAGGGTGTAAAATTTGACGAAGCTATAGAGATTATTGCAGGTATCTGTCACATCGATTTGGAAGAAGTGGCATTGTCTGAAGAAGAAAAACGTAAAAGGAGCTACAAACAGGAACTTTACGATATTCAGTCGATTGCAGCGACAAAGTTCGAAATGAATCTTCACAATCAATATGACGATTCATGGGTAAAAAAGTTGCTTGTTTCGAAAGATATCAAACCTGAAACCGTTGAAAAGTTTAGAATTGGTTACGCCGATAAAGATTATAAATCACTAAGCGACCCATTAATTGAAAAAGGTAAATTATCTGAAGGTATTGCAGTAGGTTTGATTGTTTCAAAAGAGGGGAAGAACTATGATTTTTTTAGGGATAAGCTAATTTTTCCAATTCGTAATGTTCGCGGAAACGTTGTTGCATTTGGCGGCCGAAAATCTGATGATGCGGATGGCCCCAAATACATAAATACATCAAAAACGGATATTTACGAAAAAAGTCATGAGTTGTATGGTTTGTATGAAAACAAAGATTTTATTTCAAAGCAAAAAACGGCCATTTTAGTAGAAGGTTATACTGATGTTACAGGATTATCACAAAATGGCTGTCAATTAGCAGTAGGTACTGGAGGAACTGCTCTTAGCGATATCCAATGTAAATTGATACATCGCTATGCTGACCATGTGATCATTTGCCGTGATAATGATGGTTTAGATGATAAGGGGAATGAGCAAAAAGGAACTTTAGCTGCACTTCGTGATATCAATATTCTTTTAGCAGAGGGGTTTAAAGTTTCGATAGTTATTCTTCCCGAAAATGAAGATCCGGATAGTTATGCAAGAAAAACACAACATGTCGAAAAAATGTTGTTGGGAAATGCTGAAGATGCAGTTAATTGGAAAACAATTAAGCTTAAAAATAAAGCCTCTAACGATCCTAACCAATTATCAAATGCAGTCGCGGAAATTGCTTTGATGCTTTCTACTATTAAAGATGATATCGTAAGGGAAGCTTACTTAAAACAATGTTCTAAAATTATCAAACAACCTGCAAAAGTGATCAAAGATAAAATTGATAGCTTTTTTAAGGTTGCTGAAATTAAAGCTGCACAATTCGACAAACCACAAACAGAATCTATAGAAAAACTTGGTTTGCCAAGCGGAGCTGATTACAAGATGTTTTTAGATAAAGGTTTTGTAATACATGAAAAAAACGTGTATTTCCGTGGAAAAGATAGTTTTTACAAAGGCACAAACTTTAAAATAACACCGCTTTTTCATGTTTATGGTAAACAGGAAAACAAAAGACTATGTGAAGTTATTTCTGAAAGTGGTATTAAAAGACTTATTGATTTTGATACTGCTGATTTTTCTCAAATGACCAAATTTGAAACAAGGCTACTAGATGAAGCAAATTTCACATTTACTCCTCAAGTAACTGCCAACCAGTTTAAGCTATTAAGAAATGATATTTTAGGTCATTTCATAACCGCTCATGAGTTGAAAACTTTGGGATGGCAGGGTTCAGGTTTTTTTGCCTATGCAAATTTGGTTTATCATGATGGAGTAAAAAAAGTACCAAATGATTATGGAATTGTACAACTTGATACTGGTGTTGAGATAGAAAGTGAATATATCGAAGATGTCAAACATTTCTATTCTCCTTCAGCTTCAGTTATGTATAAGAATTCACGTGAAGGCGATGATCCTTATGAGAATGATCGCTATTTAGTTTATAAAGATGCTCCTATTGCTTTTCATATGTGGATGCGACAGCTGCATAAAGTTTATGGCAAGAAAGCAGTAACTGGAATTGCATGTGCGTTTTTTACTCTCTTCAGAGACCTTTTTGTAAAGACTTTCCAAGTATCTCCAATTCTATTTTTGGCAGGTGAGAAAGGTTCGGGTAAATCGAAATTTGCAGAAAGTTTGGCAGCAATGTTTAGCTATAAACAACCTGCTTTTGATTTGAATGCTGGAACGATATCGGCATTTTCAAGAAGAATAAGCAGAACCACTAATACGATGGCTCTCTTAGAGGAGTTTAACGATTTGACAACTGATATAAAGATCAAACAATCAATTAAAGGATCGTATGATAATCGTGGGCGTGAAATTGGTCAGAATACGGGAGATAACAAAACAAAGGTTACAAAAGTAAACTCTTTTATCGTTATGCTTTCGCAGTATTTATCAAGTTGGGATGACAACTCTATTACATCTCGAAGTGTAATTGAACATGTTATTAAACCTTCTGAAAACTATACAGATCAGGAAGTGTCAGATTACAATATGTTACAATCTTGGGAGGAGGAAGGATTAACAAGTTTTATTTTAGAAATTGTCCAGTATCGAAAAGTGGTTGAAGAAAATTATCGCCAGGTGTATTCTGAAATCATTAAACAACTTAAAAAAGAATTACGGGGTTCAGATTATCAGGAGCGTATGCTTCAGAACTACACTGTTATTTTAACGCCAATTAAGATCCTCTTTGACAAATTTACTTTTCCATTTACTTATGAGGAAATGTACAATCAGTTTAAAGAATCAATAGTAGATACCTCTGATTTAATTGTGGAAAGTGAAGGACTTGCAGAGTTCT
This portion of the Flavobacterium panacagri genome encodes:
- a CDS encoding DUF6173 family protein, with protein sequence MSDPHSLSAISKIMSNIPKNINMSYPRLEFIDKNAPYYASAYYEKLVDSIVDFEKVLNENEEVGAKLATFGESILIHIEDIGYKNPRLIIFYGKDLNGNNVQLIQHVNQISVLLMAVKRIDPNRPRIGFRLSQEIEKEKESED
- a CDS encoding response regulator transcription factor, whose amino-acid sequence is MEGKSTIKNEIHQIPAGMALGDKRTEIFADRKSKQTFFISDGKTYRFRELAPEKKAQIFKQMMSDDIAFEDLKHLSPEEAIEKYSFCIFGAADHVADFHENGKLNKGDNFLCSHNCNCLKWKTKSITIDGNPLTAREIQIVTLMASDLADKQIAQKLKISDSTLSTHKQNLFEKANVKSKSGLVTKAINQKIIQ
- the dnaG gene encoding DNA primase, which translates into the protein MYTEKSIDLVRNADIVQIVGHFCELKKAGSRWTCESPFNFSKDSFFVTPSLNMYKCFSTGKGGDGISFVQTYKGVKFDEAIEIIAGICHIDLEEVALSEEEKRKRSYKQELYDIQSIAATKFEMNLHNQYDDSWVKKLLVSKDIKPETVEKFRIGYADKDYKSLSDPLIEKGKLSEGIAVGLIVSKEGKNYDFFRDKLIFPIRNVRGNVVAFGGRKSDDADGPKYINTSKTDIYEKSHELYGLYENKDFISKQKTAILVEGYTDVTGLSQNGCQLAVGTGGTALSDIQCKLIHRYADHVIICRDNDGLDDKGNEQKGTLAALRDINILLAEGFKVSIVILPENEDPDSYARKTQHVEKMLLGNAEDAVNWKTIKLKNKASNDPNQLSNAVAEIALMLSTIKDDIVREAYLKQCSKIIKQPAKVIKDKIDSFFKVAEIKAAQFDKPQTESIEKLGLPSGADYKMFLDKGFVIHEKNVYFRGKDSFYKGTNFKITPLFHVYGKQENKRLCEVISESGIKRLIDFDTADFSQMTKFETRLLDEANFTFTPQVTANQFKLLRNDILGHFITAHELKTLGWQGSGFFAYANLVYHDGVKKVPNDYGIVQLDTGVEIESEYIEDVKHFYSPSASVMYKNSREGDDPYENDRYLVYKDAPIAFHMWMRQLHKVYGKKAVTGIACAFFTLFRDLFVKTFQVSPILFLAGEKGSGKSKFAESLAAMFSYKQPAFDLNAGTISAFSRRISRTTNTMALLEEFNDLTTDIKIKQSIKGSYDNRGREIGQNTGDNKTKVTKVNSFIVMLSQYLSSWDDNSITSRSVIEHVIKPSENYTDQEVSDYNMLQSWEEEGLTSFILEIVQYRKVVEENYRQVYSEIIKQLKKELRGSDYQERMLQNYTVILTPIKILFDKFTFPFTYEEMYNQFKESIVDTSDLIVESEGLAEFWKTLEYLRDRKPFPLLIPDVHFMIDTPTSLKLQGRKDQDSHVWNNKERTQVLYLRLNAVHQLYHKEVSTRDGVDVIHENTLRNYFKSKKYFIGAVKSQRFNDTSTSAYVFDYSMMHENGVLNLLRTETAKKTDEDVKPTQEDVKPTQEDTENLPEWLKD